In Beggiatoa leptomitoformis, the genomic window TACCTCTTTTGGGCGTTGTCATTCTCACATGGGCATTACTCGCCTTGAGCATGATAGATATAGACCATCAATTATTACCTGATGATATTACCCTGCCTTTTTTATGGTTAGGTGTTTTATTAAATCTATTAGGTTTTTATCCGTCCGTGGGACTGTATAACAGTATTATTGGTGTCATGGCGGGTTATATGAGTTTATGGTCGGTTTATATTCTCTTTAAATTAGTAACAGGCAAGGAAGGGATGGGGGCTGGTGATTTTAAATTGCTTGCAATGCTTGGTGCATGGATGGGATGGCAAGCCCTACCTGTTATCGTCATATTATCTTCTCTAGTTGGTGCAACCTTTGGTATTTTAATGATTGTGGTACGTGGACAGGATAAAAGCATCCCCATTTCCTTTGGACCCTATCTTGCGATGGCAGGATGGATTCACCTGTTATGGGGAGATATGCTGATTCATTGGTATCAAACAATGATGGGAGTAAGTATTGGTTGAGTAAGACGTTAACAATCGGCTTAACAGGGGGCATAGCCAGTGGTAAAACCACCGTTTCTACGCACTTTGCGACATGGGGCGTTCCCATTATCGATGCAGATGTTATTGCACATGCCTTAACACAGGCAGGGCAAACCGCCGTTATTACAATTGCCGAGGTTTTTGGACAGGCGATGTTACAAACGGATGGCAGTTTAAATCGTCAAAAACTACGTCAATACGTCTTTCAAGACAAAGGTAAACGTAAACAATTAGAAGCAATATTACATCCACTGATTCGGGCAGAAATGCACAAGCAGGCAACTGCGGTGACCTTCCCTTATTGTGTTTTTAGCATTCCTTTATTAGTTGAAACAAGACAAACTAATTATGTTGATCGCGTTTTAGTGGTAGATTGTCCGACCACATTACAACATCAACGATTAGTCTCACGAAATGGTTTTAATGCAAACGAAATTGCGCAAATACTCGCTGCTCAGGCAAGTCGTTCAGCCCGTCTTGCACAAGCTGATGATGTTATTCACAATGACACGTCACCGACACATTTGATTGAACAAGTTTTGCGCTTTCACCATTACTACCAGCAGTTAGCTTGTGAAATCTCCACTAAACCTTGACTTAATTCTACTAAAAAGTTAATTAACAATGAGTTTCGCAAAAAAAAGAGTCACCTACGAACAGCCGCTGAATGACCGTATCAAAAATATGTTGCGGTTAGAATACCTCTTTGGCGGGTTGAATTACCATATCAAAGGTCCTTCTGCTTGGGACAGTCGTACTGTTGTTGATTATATTGTAAAAGTGCTAGATGTGATGGAAAGACTGGATTTACGTGAAGATTTAATTCAAGACCTAGAACATCACTTATTGGGTTTGGAACGGTGGCGACGCATTCCTAATGCAGATGCTGAACGTGTTAATCAGTTAATATTACAAGCACAACATCTATTAGACAGATTACGTGCATTAAGTGGTCCTCCCAATCAATTAATTAGCCAATTACCCCTAATTAACTTGATTAAACAACGTAGCAATATCGCGGGAGGATTATGTCGTTTTGATGTTCCTGCTTATCATTTTTGGTTACAAAAAAATCCTAAACAACGCTTACATGATATAAACGAATGGTTAGCTCCGTTAGAGTCAATTCGTGAAGCGATTGAATTAGACCTCTACATGATACGAAATAGTGCGAAGACCTCTCAAGAAACTGCAATGACAGGTTATTTTCAAGCGGCTTTTGACAATCAGGCGAATTATCAACTTGTGCGGGTTAGTTTACCGCCAGAACATAGCTGTTTTGTTGAAATTAGTGGGGGTAAACAACGCTTTACAATACGTTTTTTTGAACAACCAGATGTCAACGAAAAACCCATTCCAACAGAACAGGATGTCAACTTTGATCTCTGCTGTTGTATGATGTAACAAATTGCAACTCAGTTTAAAAGAGCGTGTTGCAGCGTGGTATCCTCTTACGGATACAAGCGAACTCACGCTATACTAGATAGACTGATAGATATTATAGGAAGCTATCACTATGGATAAAACGTTTAAGGTGGGTGTGTTTGGTTTAGCACCTAATGAAGTCAATACACTGGGTAGTATTTTTAAATTAGCCGCTACTCGAAGTCGTAAATATGTCATGGTCAGTTCGGCAGAACGGGCAAGTGCGGAAATTCTGCTGGTTGATGTGGATAGTGCTAATGCAATAAGTGAATGGAAAAGTTTCAGCGTTCATCACAACAATATTCCCATTGTTAAAGTGACCAAAGCAACACCCCCTGAACCTGCCCAAGAAACCTATTTACGCCGTCCCTTGACCCTAAAAAGAGTTTTAGAAGTTTTAGACAAAGTGACGATTGATGTACACAAGTTTGTACCTGAATTAGTTGTTGGTGGTGATACCCCCTTAGATGAAGCAACCAGTGCCGCATTACAAGGTGCTGCCCACAGTGCGCAACAAACAACTCGCACAGGGATTAAAGCATTGGTTGTTGATGACAGCCTACCTGTCCGCAAATCAATGGAAATCCAACTAGGCTTATACGGTATGGAAATTGACTTTGCTGAGACAGGAGAAGAAGCCTTAGAGTTTGCTAAACAAAAAGTCTATGACATTATTTTTTTGGATTTGATGCTACCAGGTATTGATGGTTATAAAGTTTGTAAAGTGATCAAATCAGAGAAAATTTCTAAAAATACTCCCGTTGTCATGTTGACAGGGAAAGGCTCACGGTTTGATAAATTGCGTGGCACAATGGCTGGTGCAAGTGTGTATTTAACCAAACCTGTAGAACAAGCAAAACTGAGAGAAGTCATCAAACAGTTCCTACCCAATGCAGAAGCGGGTGGTTAATAGGTAGTACAATAAGCACAAAAGTGGTAATAAAATACACAATCCACTTTGATGCGATAAAAGCAAATGACGTGAGAATCTAATAATGCTTGTCCCATTAATAAAGGGAAACTGGCTTTTAATTTAAGTGAGGAGTTATACAAATGCCTATTCACAAAATTCTTGTTGTTGACGACTCTACCGTTGATCGCATGAATATTCAAAATATTGTTGCTGATGCAGGCTACCAAGTTATTGCAGCAGCCTCTGGACAGGAAGCCATTGAAAAGGCGAAATCTGAAAAGCCTGATTTAATTTTTATGGACGTGGTTATGCAACAAATGGATGGATATCAGGCATGTCGAGAAATCACTCACGATGAATCCACCAAAGACATCCCCATTATTTTTGTCACCAGTAAAGGACAAAAAGCAGACCGTATGTGGGCAGAAATGCAAGGGGGAAAATCCTTAGTACAAAAACCCTATACGCCAGACCAAATTATCGAGCAAATCAATAATTTTAAATAATGGGCTTTTGATTAAAAAATACACAATAGACTATAATCTGTTGTGTATTTTCTTTTGAGTATCAGATAAATAAACATAATACTTAAAGTTACGCGCTAGAATAGCGGTATAACTTGTTATTTATGTTTTTTTTTACTATTCTAGCACTCACTCAAGCCAGAATTTAACATGTCAGGTTGACTGACTAGTCACCCAGTAATTTACAGCAAGCGATTGTTATCCAAATCATGCTATTTGCGAGGGGATGCTACTCTACTCTAATCAGTCAGTTGACAACGATAACAACTCATTAACTGTGTATAGAGGAATGATGAACAATGCCATCTTATCAACTGATGCAAATCACTCGTACCCTTCTGATTTTCCTCCTCTTAATGCCTCTGGCAGCTTGTGATTTTATTAATAATTTAACCAATGCCGCAAAGACAAGCACAACAGACACGACAAAAACGAAAACAGAAGAACAACCCATTGAAGAATTAAGCTTTGCGGCAGCACCTTATACTGCATGGATGCCTTGGTTTTTGGCAAAAGAAGAAGAAACCTACACAACATATCAAGATAAATATCGCGTCAATATTAACTTCGTCACCAGCGACTATGCGGATACGATTGAACAATATATCAGTGGCACAGTCGATGCCGTTGCTATTACAAATATAGATGCTATCGCAAAATTGGTAAAAGAAGATGTAGAATCCGATGTTGTCCTCATCATGAGTGCTAGTAACGGCAATGATGCTATTCTCCTGCCCGCGAATGCCAACACAAACATACGTGGAAAAACCATTGGGTTTGTAGAATTCTCCTCACGTCACTACCTGTTAGACCGTTACCTTGTTAGATACCAAATTGATTTTAACGATGTCAAACTCTCAAACATGGCCGAAGCTAACCTGCCTAACGCCCTATTAAATGGTGAGGTTTATGGCATTGTTACCAGCAACCCTAATGTTGAACGTCTAGTCCGCGCCCAACAAGCCAATGTACTCTTCGATAGCCGTCAAATTTCCAATGAAATCCTTGACCTTATCGTCATTCGCCGTGAAAAACTAATTAAACAACCAGGTTTCGCACAAGCCTTATTAGCTATTTGGTTTACAACAATGGAACGGCTACAAGGGAATAGACGCGGACCCACACTGGACAAATTAGCGCAACTAGCAGGGCTATCGCGTGAAGAATACGACAGACAAATGCAAACTGTATTGCTCAACGATACCCCAACAAAAGCCCTCTCGGCAATGCGCGACCGACGTTCAATGACCAGAGCCATGCGACATATTCGTTACTTTATACAACGACATGACCTAATTGGAAAAGAAGCAGAATCCTATACTGAATGGGTTTCTTTCCCCGGACGTACACCCGCACTCCTCCATTACAATGGTCAAGCGTTACAAGACTTCGTGGCACCACCTAAAGGTAATATTTAAGCGAGAAACAGCTATGAAAACAACATGGTTACCTCCAAGCGAAGCACTCAATCGTCCACTAACACGTCAACAAGAAACGACACAAATAACAGGACAACTGGAAGTTCTTCGACGTTTGGGATTCCATGTAGGCAATATCGGTTTACTTATCGCACAAAATGCGACCAGTGAACTAATAGAAGTCTCCTCAATTTGCCCTATACCCAACACTGCAAGCTGGCTATTAGGGCTAATTAATCTTCGCGGTAATCTCGTTCCAATTTTTGATTTAAATTTACTGTTGGGACTAGAAAATCGAGTTAGTAAAAAAAATATGTTATTGATTTTAGGACGAGGTGAGACTGCGGGAGCTATCATTCTTGATAAACTTCCTCAACATGTCACGTTTGTCAACAGTGACAAACTGGATAGCCTCCCTCCACTACCTGCTGTACTAAAACCTTTTGCCACCAATGGTTACGAAAAGAATGGTGAGGTTTGGTTTAACTTTGATCATCAAGGTTTTTTTGAATCATTAGCGGGAAGGGTTGCCGCTTAACTACGTGCTAAAAAGGGTTACTATGCACTTAATACGAATCATGCTGGGTAGCACGCCATACCCGTCGTTACGGAGACTAACAACATGAAACTGAAGCTTAAGCAAAAAATGTTCTTCGGCTCAGCGTTCCTTGCGGTGGTATCTGTGGTGGTCACTGCATACTTTACGGGTGATATTGCCTCAAACTTAGGGCAACAAGCCCTAACGGATGCAGCACAAGAAAAAATCAGCTCTATCCGAGATACTAAAAAATCTCAAGTAGAAGAATATTTTAATCTTGTGATTAACCAGATTCAGTCTTATGCAGGTTCCCGTACCACCATAGATGCGATGCGCGGGTTTAAAGAAGCATTTCCTCGCTTTCAATACGAGGCGGGCTTACAAGCAGATGAAGGGCCCCCTATTCCACAAACCTTACCTATCAACGAATATCGTGATGCAGTTAAACGATATTACGAAAATGATTTCGCCCAAGAATATGGCACATTAAACGTTAATGAAACGCCAAAAATGGAGGAAATGATTCAACAACTAAATGACAATAGCATTGCGTTGCAATATTTCTATATCGCCAATAATCCTAATCCATTAGGGACGAAAGAAGAACTATTTGCCGCAAAAGATGGTTCAACCTACACACAACTACACCAGCTTTATCATCCTGGTATTCGTGAGTACATGAACCGTTTCATATTTGATGACATTTTCCTTGTTGATTCAGATACAGGTAACGTTGTTTACTCCGTTGTAAAAGGCATTGATTTTTCCACCTCCCTGCTAGATGGTCCTTTTGCCAAAACGGGGATTGCAAATGTCTTTGAACAAGCTAATCGGGCTACAACCCCCGACCAATTTGCCATCATCGACTTTGCTCAATATCTACCCTCTTACGATGCACAAGCAGCCTTTATTGCAGCCCCTATTTTTGATGGTAACCTCAAAATCGGTGTTCTCATCTTCCAGCTCCCCATCGACAGCATTAACAACATCATGACCTACGACCGCGCTTGGCGGTTAGATGAATCAGGACGCTCTGGCGAAACTTTTATTGTGTCTGCGGATGGCACAATGCGAAATGACAGTCGGGCATTAGTGGAAGATAAAGAAGGTTATTTACAATCGGTTGAACAATATGGCACAAGCCCTGAAGCCATTAACAACATAGAACTAAAAGATACCTCAGTCGGTTTACAAAAAGTGGATAATCCCGGAACGCGAGCGGCTTTTTCAGGCGTAACAGGATTTGACATGTTTGACGACTACAAAGGTGACTTCGTACTCTCCGCCTACGCACCTATTAACGTACCCGGTTTACAATGGGCTATCTTCTCCAACCTCACAGAAACCGAATCACTAGAACGCTTGATTGCATTACGTGACGAAATCTTAACGGGTTCTATCCCTATCGCCGTTATCGCGCTAGTGTTCGGGGGACTTGCAGGGTTCTTAATTTTCGGTCGAATTGCAAAACCCATTGGCGTACTAGAACAAACCGTGTCTAAAGTTGCCGAAGGGGACTTCACCGCACGCGCAGACATTCGCACAGGGGACGAACTGGAAACACTGGCAAATGCCTTTAACGGTTTGCTGGATGACCGCTTATCTGCACTCGCTAAAGCTGAGAAAGAAAATGAAATGCTCAACAACTCAATCATTGAATTGTTGAAAGCCTCCTTCCAACTCTCACAAAGAGATCTAACCGTTCAAGTCCCTGTGACTGAAGACGTGACAGGTCCGTTAGCTGACGCTATCAACCAGATGGCGACTGAAACCAGTAAAGTGTTGCTCAACGTTCGCCGAATCACTGACGAAGTAGAAACCGCATCCCAACAAGTGCGGGTGCAAGCAAGCAACGTCTCCAAAGTGGCAGAAGCAGAACGGGCAGTGGTGGATACCACCATGGCAGAACTCGCCGCAGCGGCAGAAGCCATGAACAAAATTGCAGAAGTTGCGCAATCATGTAACGAAATCGCAACCCAAGCAACACGCTCTACACAAACCGCGTTGGCAACCGTAACCAGCACCGTGGACGGGATGGCGGAAATTCGTGAAACCATCCATGAAACAGAAAAACGGATTAAACGCTTGGGTGAACGTTCGCAAGAAATTAGCTCCATCGTTGACATCATCAACAACATCGCAGAACGGACACACGTGCTTGCGTTAAACGCATCCATGCAAGCAGCCGCAGCAGGGGAAGCAGGTCGCGGCTTCTCCGTCGTTGCGGACGAAGTGCAACGACTCGCTGAAAGCTCACGGAACGCAACCTCCCAAATCTCCGCGTTGGTGAAAAATATTCAGTTAGAAACCAACGATACGATTGCCACGATGGATAAAACCATTCAACAGGTGATTGAAGGGTCACGCCTTGCAGAACGGTCTGGGGAACAGATGAAAGAAACCCAGAATACAATTTCTAACCTTGTGCAAGTGGTTGAACAAATCGCCATGGCATCACGGCAACAAGCGCAAATTTCTAACGAATTGCGTGAACGCGCCCAAACCATTCAAATGAGTACACAAGAAACAGGTAAACAGTTGGAAGAACAGTTGATTCAAACAGACCGTTTGGTGGACTTCTCCAAACAGTTGATTGAGTCCATTCGAGTATTCAAACTGCCAACCAGCTAACGTGTTATTTATCTGGGATAAAACCTGTTTTATCCCAGACTTCCTAACTCGATGCTGGATGTTTGAGTTTAGTTCTGTTATTCCCGCCTATCACCAATGACGCAAGGTGCTACGCCTACGCCACACTGTTCATCAGGTAGCCAGCCATGTCCGCCATACTTCAATCTGCATTAGACGATCTTCATGCCAAAGTTGCTAACGACGCTTATCTTCTATATGAAGCCTTAGCCGCGTTTGCTGATGGGCATACGAATGGTTATGCACCCACAGCAATAAAACAATGTATTGATTATGTTGAGCATATTGAACATGTTGCAACACAAGCAAATTTAACAGGTTTACGGCGCATTTGTGAGCTGACCTGTCAACGTCTGCGAGAACTGCAAACTGATGAAGATCATCAACAACAATTGTGCGAAGTCATAGAACGCTGGCCGCGTCTGGTGTCTAATTATCTTTATGCACCTACAAATGAAACAGCACAACAGAAACTTATTACGTTATTACAAGATCAAGTATGGGCTGTGCCATTAGCTGAAGAACAAATTAACTACTTAAATACCTTGCTCGCGCAAGATTTTAATGCGACTGAAGAAGCAAGCAATCAAACATTGCCAGAAGAGATTTTTTTCACAACAGATATTCAAGATTTAACAGATGTTACAGTAACTGCTACAGATGAACATGAATTAATAACATTATCACCAGAAACGGAATTATTAGCTGATGAAAATGCAGACATTGATGAAACTGCTTTCATTGCGGATGAATTGCCTGACGTAACAGAAACAGAATTATTAGCTGATGAAAATGCAGATATTGATGAAACTGCTTTTATTGCGGATGAATCGCCTGACGTAACAGAAGCTGAATTATTAGCCAATGAAAATGCAGACATTGATGAAACCGCTTTCATTGCTGATGAATCGCCTGACTTAACAGAAACAGAATTGTTAGCTGATGAAAATGCAGACATTGATGAAACCGCTTTCATTGCGGATGAATTGCCTGACATAACAGAAGCTGAATTATTAGCTGATGAAAATGCAGACGTTGATGAAACCGCTTTCATTGCAGATGAATCGCCTGACGTAACAGAAACAGAATTGTTAGCTGATGAAAATGCAGATATTGATGAAACTACTTTCATCGCGGATGAATCGCCTGACATAACAGAAACAGAATTATTAGCCGATGAAAATGCAGACATTGATGAAACCGCTTTCATTGCGGATGAATCGCCTGACGAAACAGAAACGGAATTGTTAGCTGATGAAAATGCAGACATTGATGAAACCGCTTTCATTGCTGATGAATTACCTGACGTAACAGAAGCTGAATTATTAGCCAATGAAAATGCAGATATTGATGAAACTGCTTTTATTGCGGATGAATCGCCTGACGTAACAGAAGCTGAATTATTAGCCAATGAAAATGCAGACATTGATGAAACTGCTTTCATTGCTGATGAATTGCCTGACGAAACAGAAGCCGAATTATTAGCCAATGAAAATGCAGACATTGATGAAACTGCTTTCATTGCTGATGAATTGCCTGACGAAACAGAAGCCGAATTATTAGCTGATGAAAATACAGACATTGATGAAACCGCTTTCATTGCGGATGAATCGCCTGACGAAACAGAAGCCGAATTATTAGCCAATGAAAATGCAGATATTGATGAAACTGCTTTCATTGCTGATGAATCGCCTGACTTAACAGAAACAGAATTGTTAGCTGATGAAAATGCAGACATTGATGAAACCGCTTTCATTGCTGATGAATTGCCTGACGAAACAGAAACCGAATTGTTAGCTGATGAAAATGCAGACATTGATGAAACCGCTTTCATTGCTGATGAATTGCCTGACGAAACGGAAACAGAATTATTAGCCGATGAAAATGCAGACATTGATGAAACCGCTTTCATTGCTGATGAATTGCCTGACGAAACGGAAACAGAATTATTAGCCGATGAAAATGCAGACATTGATGAAACCGCTTTCATTGCTGATGAATTGCCTGACGAAACGGAAACAGAATTATTAGCCGATGAAAATGCAGACATTGATGAAACCGCTTTCATTGCTGATGAATCGCCTGACGTAACAGAAGATGAAAATGTCTTATTTTCTGATGAGCCAGTATTGAGTGAGGAAGATATCGCATGTGAAATCATGACACGTGCTGATGTGGATATTGTCGAAGACACTGATGATGAAAGCGTAGATGATACCGAACTACCTGTTTTTGACGAAATGTCACTGGCAGCCGAAGAAACCGCATTGCGTGATGCAACAGATGATTTTATCGATGATGACTTACCCAATATAGAATCTTTAGCCGAAACAGTTTCTGTTCCTAGTGTTTTTGTGGAAACGACAGAATCTGAATATATGTCTGATAATGTAGCAAAAGCAGACATGGATATGTTAATTTCCGATGACATGGATGATACCGATTTTACAGATGTATTGCCTGTTACACATGACACAACAATTAAAACATCTGCTCAACCAGCTTCTGTTCCTACGATTAGCAGTCCTGCTATTCCTGAATTTTCTCGCTCCAGTAAGTTAGAAACGGCCGCTAATGAAATCGTCGCGGTTACAGATATTTTATCGGAAACCTTGCACAACTTTGTTACGGCAGAAGACGATAGTGATGCTTTTTTAGAAGCCATTGAAGGTTATACCAATACGATACAGTCTTTATGGGAAAAAGCAGAAGTTGATGGTCTATCAGGGTTGCAAGAAGTTTATACTTTTATCAATGACAATATTTTTGAACTCAGTACACATCCGCAAACCGAGCGGTTAGCATCGTATGAGCATCTCTCTCATTGGACAGAATTTGTTTTAGAGTATTTACGCAATCCACAACAAGGTGGACCATTATTATTAACCTATTTGCAGGATAATCAATGGCTATCACCAATGGGCAAGAATACCGCCAAAACATTGTTAGGCAAGCTCACACGGGAAGGATTTGTACCCGCTATCGAAACCAGTTACGCCAAGCGTTCTGTCAATAAACCTATTCCTGTCACCACGGTTGTTTCCACAAAACCTGTTGTTAATGAGCCAAGCCAGCCAGCAACGCCACCTGTAGAAAAAGAAAAACTGCTGTTGTTAGATGAGAAAATCGTTAAACCCGTTGCGCCAGTTGTCGAGACTGTCATTGTGCAACCATTGCAGTTATCTATTCCTGAGGAAGAATCTCCCTCACTTGACATTGAAATAGATAAGCCTGATTGGGGTGGCGCATTTATTGACGATGACGTGCTATTAGCATCAGAAGTTGATGATAATGAAGTAGATTTAACAAACTCCACAGAGTTTGATACGGTGGATGCTTTACCGCTGATGGATGAGGAAAACTCGGAAGAAAATTCGTTTGCAGACGCGGAAATATTAGACACTTCTGAAACTGATATATCACTGAATGAACAAGATGAAATATCCACGCTAACGGCTGAAGAATCTGCATCTTCTTCAGTAGGCAACGATACGCTAGATACGCTAATTGCAGAAATTGAAGCGATACAGGAAGAATCAAACAAGGCTATTACCAATTTAGCGACGGCTGATGAGGAAAGTTCAGCGTTATTTGAGGCAATAGAGGCATTTACCAACCATATTCAGGCTATTTATGATGTAGCAGGACTGGCGGAGTTAGAAGGATTGCAAACCGTTTGTGATGTGATGATGAGTCACGTTATGGAATTAGGTGAACAATCGCAAACAGCGCGCATGGCAAGTAAACCCGTGTTGGAAACTTATGTACCGCATGTGTTGGCATATCTCCAAAATCCGTTACAAAATGCCCCAACTTTAATTGAATACTTACAAAATCCTATTTGGACAACACCATTGGATGCAATGCAAGCAGATACCTTGTTGTTGCAATTAACACATGGTGCGTTAGAAGTAGAAAACAACGAACAGGCAGAACAAACTGATTTAAATGACTTTGTGGATGATACGCCAGAATCTATCACTGTCGTGGAAGACATATCGCCTATTGAAGAATTTACAGAAGAACCCGTTGATATTGTAGAAGATAATTCAATTACTGGAGACACAGATATTTCACTGATGTCAGCAGATATGTTGGATTTATTAATAACTCAATTAGCAGAAACTGATTTGTTATTAACGAATGGCTATGCTGAAGTGATGCAGGCTGAGGACAGTAGCGAAGAGTTGCTCAATGCGATTAGTGATTACAGCGAGTCTGTGCAAAATATCTGGGATATAACAGAACAGGCTCAATTAACAGGATTGCAAGAAGTCTGCACTTTCGTTAATGATAATATAATGGCATTGAGTAGCCAAGATAACGCCAACCGATTGATTGCAAAACCACTATTTACTGATTGGGTAACATTGGCTATTGAATACTTGCAATATCCAAGCAGTGGTGCATCCACACTCGTCAATTTTCTTCAACAAAAAGAATGGGCTTATCCTTTAGATTCCGAACGAGCTGATGAGTTATATACAAGATTACTCGCACCAGCCGTTCAAACAGAACAACTTGAAACAGAGCAAGTTGAACCTGAACTTACCGAATCTAGCGAATTGATAGAATCAATAGAATCAATAGAATCTATTGATGATATTAATGATATTAATGATATTGAAGAAGCCTCCCCAGTTTTACCCAAAATGGATATTGATGCGTCTGAAGAAGAAACAGAACTTCTTATTCAAACAGAACAAGATGAAAACGAAACGCTTGCAGCCACAATACCATCACTCGTTATTGCAGACCCTGAAATAATTGATTTACTCATTGGACAATTTACAGACACTGCTGACGCACTGCTTGAACCCTTACAATCGCTGACGATGGCAGATGATGGCAGTGAAGAACTGCTAACAGCCGTAGAAAACTATACTGAACAAGTACAAGCACTGTGGGATGCCGCAGACATGGCAAAACTGCATGGTCTGCAAGAAGTTTGCACCTTTATCAATGATAATGTCATGGGTTTAAGTGCGCAGGCGTTAAATGAGCGTCAAGCGGCAATGGATGTCTTTAGCCAATGGATACCTCATTCGATTGATTATTTACAAGACCCAGCAAATCAAGCAAATCGTCTAACCAACTATTTACAACAATCGACATGGGTAAACCCCTTAAGCGATGAGCAAGCCGCAGAATTATTAGAAAAGCTAGTGCAAAGTGCGACATCTGCGGAATCCATTGACGCACCTGCTGTTGCTGAGATACCAGAAGAACTGAGTGAAATTTACTTAGCCGACCCTGATATATTAATGCTCTTAATTGGGCAATTACATGATGCAAAAGAACAACTCATTGACATCACGCAAGCGATTACAAACGCAGAAGATGGCAGTGAAGAACTCCTAATGGCAGTCGGGAGTTATACCGAAAATGTGCAAAGCGTGTGGGATGCGGCAGAAATGGCGCAACTTCATGGTATGCAAGAAATATGTACTTTCGTCAATGATAACGTCATGCAATTAGGCATGGCGGAACAAGCAACTCGACTATCCGCACAACCTGTTTTAACGGATTGGCTTGATACCAGCATTGCTTATTTAGAAAATCCACGTGTAGGCGTTGAGAGTTTACTAGAAATACTCCAAAATTCTGCATGGG contains:
- a CDS encoding methyl-accepting chemotaxis protein, yielding MKLKLKQKMFFGSAFLAVVSVVVTAYFTGDIASNLGQQALTDAAQEKISSIRDTKKSQVEEYFNLVINQIQSYAGSRTTIDAMRGFKEAFPRFQYEAGLQADEGPPIPQTLPINEYRDAVKRYYENDFAQEYGTLNVNETPKMEEMIQQLNDNSIALQYFYIANNPNPLGTKEELFAAKDGSTYTQLHQLYHPGIREYMNRFIFDDIFLVDSDTGNVVYSVVKGIDFSTSLLDGPFAKTGIANVFEQANRATTPDQFAIIDFAQYLPSYDAQAAFIAAPIFDGNLKIGVLIFQLPIDSINNIMTYDRAWRLDESGRSGETFIVSADGTMRNDSRALVEDKEGYLQSVEQYGTSPEAINNIELKDTSVGLQKVDNPGTRAAFSGVTGFDMFDDYKGDFVLSAYAPINVPGLQWAIFSNLTETESLERLIALRDEILTGSIPIAVIALVFGGLAGFLIFGRIAKPIGVLEQTVSKVAEGDFTARADIRTGDELETLANAFNGLLDDRLSALAKAEKENEMLNNSIIELLKASFQLSQRDLTVQVPVTEDVTGPLADAINQMATETSKVLLNVRRITDEVETASQQVRVQASNVSKVAEAERAVVDTTMAELAAAAEAMNKIAEVAQSCNEIATQATRSTQTALATVTSTVDGMAEIRETIHETEKRIKRLGERSQEISSIVDIINNIAERTHVLALNASMQAAAAGEAGRGFSVVADEVQRLAESSRNATSQISALVKNIQLETNDTIATMDKTIQQVIEGSRLAERSGEQMKETQNTISNLVQVVEQIAMASRQQAQISNELRERAQTIQMSTQETGKQLEEQLIQTDRLVDFSKQLIESIRVFKLPTS